A single window of Oncorhynchus clarkii lewisi isolate Uvic-CL-2024 chromosome 10, UVic_Ocla_1.0, whole genome shotgun sequence DNA harbors:
- the LOC139419760 gene encoding neurotrypsin-like yields MAYFGEGEGPIHVDNVKCSGEERSLVDCLKQPTGTHNCRHSEDAGVICDYGQSQFSDTEGKGTMESVSDPVCGLRLIHTRQRRIIGGENSLRGGWPWQAAVRLRGSRGDGRLVCGATLISSCWILTSAHCFKRDGNSTKQYKVRVGDYHSLVPEEFEEEYAVDQIVLHPSYRFHSNDYDLALVRLSPGVAGKGRGQCVAFSRHVLPACLPLRKERVLKQASNCHITGWGDTGRSYSKTLQQAPLSLLPRRHCQQRYHGAFTSRMLCAGTDGQSERRVDSCRGDSGGPLVCERPGGGWVVYGVTSWGHSCRKQHSPGVYTKVSAFTPWIHKVIGQ; encoded by the exons ATGGCGTATTTTGGCGAGGGGGAGGGGCCTATCCATGTGGACAACGTGAAGTGTTCCGGCGAAGAGCGTTCATTGGTCGACTGCCTCAAACAGCCAACCGGGACGCATAACTGTCGCCATAGCGAAGACGCCGGGGTCATCTGTGACTACGGCCAATCACAGTTCAGCGACACAGAGGGCAAAG gtaCGATGGAGTCTGTGTCAGATCCTGTCTGTGGGTTGAGGCTGATACATACACGCCAACGCAGAATCATAGGAGGAGAGAACTCACTGAG gggaggcTGGCCATGGCAGGCTGCGGTGCGCCTCAGAGGCTCTCGGGGGGACGGAAGGTTGGTGTGTGGAGCGACTCTCATCAGCTCCTGTTGGATACTCACCTCAGCTCACTGCTTTAAGAG ggatgGTAACAGTACTAAACAGTACAAGGTGAGGGTTGGggattaccattctctggttcCCGAGGAGTTTGAGGAGGAGTACGCCGTCGATCAGATCGTCCTGCACCCTAGCTACCGTTTCCACAGCAACGACTACGACCTGGCCTTGGTGCGTCTGTCGCCGGGAGTGGCGGGGAAGGGCCGCGGTCAATGTGTGGCGTTCAGTCGGCACGTCCTGCCCGCCTGTCTGCCGCTACGCAAGGAGAGAGTCCTGAAACAGGCTTCCAACTGTCACATCACAGGCTGGGGGGACACag gtcGGTCCTACTCTAAGACCCTCCAAcaggctcctctctccctcctcccccgtcGTCACTGCCAACAGCGTTACCACGGAGCCTTCACTAGCCGCATGCTCTGCGCCGGGACAGACGGCCAATCGGAGCGCCGCGTGGACAGTTGCCGTGGAGACAGCGGCGGCCCGTTGGTGTGTGAGCGTCCGGGAGGAGGGTGGGTAGTGTACGGTGTGACGTCGTGGGGTCACTCCTGTCGCAAGCAACACTCACCTGGCGTCTACACTAAAGTCTCCGCCTTCACACCCTGGATACACAAGGTGATTGGACAATGA